From a region of the Kwoniella mangroviensis CBS 8507 chromosome 1 map unlocalized Ctg01, whole genome shotgun sequence genome:
- a CDS encoding glycerol-3-phosphate dehydrogenase (NAD(+)): protein MGKERVAIIGSGNWGSAIAKLAGNNVKKHSDAFDDSRVPMWVFEEDYEGRKLTEIINTDHENKKYLPDVRLSENIVAVPDLLEAVKGATALVFVMPHQFLNKCLDQLEGKVEKNAKAISLIKGVGVEGSDIHVFADVIQDRLGISTSALSGANIANEVAIDRFSETTVGYRTEEEGQMWQKLFQTPHFKVQLIDDVAGVSLCGALKNIVAVAAGFIDGLEYGNNSKAAIMRIGLLEMKHFCQEFFDDVKEESFLQESAGVADVITSCLGGRNRKCAEAFVKQKKPFDELERDMLNGQKLQGIHTAKDVHIFLKARDRLGAYPLFDKVYHISWEGLPVEKLTEGL, encoded by the exons aTGGGGAAAGAACGAGTAGCTATCATCGGTTCTGGCAACTG GGGATCAGCCATCGCCAAACTTGCTGGAAATAATGTGAAGAAGCATTCGGATGCGTTTGATGATTCCAGAGTACCCATGTGGGtgttcgaagaagat TACGAAGGTCGTAAActcaccgagatcatcaaTACCGACCATGAGAATAAGAAGTATTTACCGGATGTCAGATTATCTGAGAACATAGTGGCTGTTCCGGATCTCCTGGAGGCAGTCAAAGGTGCTACGGCATTGGTGTTCGTCATGCCTCATCAGT TCCTCAACAAATGCTTGGATCAATTGGAAGGCAAAGTGGAAAAGAATGCCAAGGCTATCTCActcatcaag ggagtaggagtagaggGCTCTGACATTCACGTATTCGCCGACGtcattcaagatcgattggGTATCTCCACTTCTGCTCTGAGTGGTGCCAACATCGCGAACGAGGTTGCTATCGATAGATTCTCCGAGACTACGGTTGGTTATAggactgaagaggaaggtcaGATGTGGCAGAAGCTTTTCC AAACACCTCATTTCAAAGTTCAGCTTATCGATGAT GTCGCTGGTGTCTCGCTGTGTGGTGCGCTCAAGAACATAGTAGCGGTAGCTGCTGGTTTTATCGATGGGTTGGAATATGGAAACAACTCGAAGG CCGCTATCATGAGAATTGGTTTGCTCGAGATGAAACACTTCTGCCAAGAGTTCTTTGACGACGTCAAAGAGGAATCGTTCTTACAAGAAAGTGCAGGTGTAGCAGATGTGATCACCTCTT GTCTGGGCGGTAGGAATAGAAAATGTGCTGAAGCGTTCgtcaagcagaagaag CCTTTCGACGAGCTCGAGAGGGATATGTTGAACGGTCAGA AATTGCAAGGTATCCATACT GCCAAAGACGtccacatcttcctcaaagcTCGAGATAGACTGGGTGCATATCCCTTGTTCGACAAGGTGTACCATATCTCATGGGAGGGTTTGCCTGTTGAGAAGCTGACAGAAGGGCTTTAG